ACGTTCTTTGTTTTTTCTGTACTTTCTGTTACGTCCGTTTCTCTGGTTCTGGCGGCGAATTAAAAGGTATACGGTGACGGAAAGGGGTAAAGTATGATCTCGGAATTAAGGTATTTCATGCGAAAGTTGCATCATGTCACGGGGCCCATTTTATATTGGAATCTGCTAGGGATGATCTGTATCAGTCTCATGGAAGGGATCGGCATTTACATGCTTGTTCCGATGCTGAGTCTGATTGGCATATTTGAGATGGGCTCCACAGGCTTAAGCATTCCCTGGATTGGCGACGTGTTGAATCGTTTTTCTGAAAATAGCCAATTGTTACTCGTATTGTTCACCTTTGTGTTGATTGTCTCCGGACAGGCCTGGATGCAGCGTCTCCAGACGATCCGTAATACTCGAATCCAGCAGCAATTTGTACGAACGCTGCGCATGGAAACCTATGTTGCCATCATTATGGCGCAATGGTCATTTTTTCTCCAAAAACGAAAATCCGATTTTAACCATATATTAACGACTGAACTTGCACGTGTGAGCCAAGGAACGAGCATTATGCTGCAAATGGCTGCCTCTCTGATCTTTACGGGCATTCAGATCGGTCTTGCTTTCTGGTTATCCGCTAAGCTGACGGCACTTGTGCTGGTCTGTGGATTGTTATTATTTTTTGTCTTGAGAAAATTCGTCAAGCGGGCCAAGCAGATCGGAGACCAGACCTCTGAATTCTCGCAAAGTTATTATAACGGCATTACCGAGCATTTTAATGGAATCAAGGATATTAAGAGCAACATGCTTGAGCGTTCACACATGAACTGGTTTGAGCGCATGTGCAGACAGATAGAACGCAATGTCATTCAGTTTAGCCAATTGAACAGTGGAACACAGCTGATTCACCGGATGTCCGCGGCAATCATTATTGCGGCATTCATCTATCTTTCTCTCCGTGTAATGACGGTGCCTCCAGCAAGTCTGCTGCTCATCATCCTTATCTTTTCCCGCTTATGGCCAAGGTTTACGGCAATTCAGTCCAATCTGGAGTACATCAGCTCCATGCTTCCTGCGTTTCGGGTGGTCAGAGAACTGCAAGCGCAGACGGCGAAGAGTCGTGAGATTAGTGAAGAGATTGCTTCGGCAGGAGACGTTGGAACTGATGGGATTCAACCTATGGAACTGAAGGAATCTATCACGTGTGAGGATGTCTGCTATCGCTATGAGGGAAGTGATACGTACTCATTGCGAAATGTGCAAGCTTCGATTCCAGCAAGGGGTATGACCGCAATTGTAGGGAAATCCGGAGCAGGCAAGAGCACGCTGATAGATCTGATTATGGGCCTCGTAAGGCCTGAAACTGGTCGTATTCTGATTGACGGTGTGCCTCTGTCAGAAGAACGATTATTGAGCTGGCGAAGTTCCATCGGATATGTCTCCCAGGACCCATTCCTGTTTCATACGAGTATTCGTGAGAATCTGCGTCTGGTTGATCCAAATGCAAGTGAAGAACAGATGTGGCAGGCTTTGCAATTTTCCTCCTCTGCGGCTTTTGTACGGAAGCTGCCTCAGGGTCTGGATACGATCATTGGTGATCGGGGTATTCGTCTATCCGGAGGTGAACGTCAGCGATTGGTGCTTGCCCGGGCCATGCTGCGTAATCCTTCTGTATTGGTATTGGATGAAGCAACGAGTGCGCTCGACAGTGAGAATGAACAGTACATCCATGAGGCGCTGGAACGGTTAAAAGGACATGTGACCATTATCGTGATTGCACACCGATTGTCCACGATTCGGACGGCAGATCGTGTAATTGTGCTTGATGAAGGTCGGGTGATTCAAGAGGGCGGGTACCAGCAGTTATCTACTGATCCGGTAGGGACGTTCAGCAAACTTTTGAACATGCAAGCGGGTGTTGTGGGGCAGTAAGTGAGTGGACATCAGAAGACGTTCAAACGTGATGATAGAGCATGTGTATCTTATTCTCTTTATTCATTTATCGATGGTATAACCAGCAATGACATAACGTAAAGAGGCGCGCCACGATTGGTGCGCCTTTCATGTAAGTAGTTTGTATAATGAGCAAGAATTAATGAACGAGGGCTGTTTTCGTAGGGAGTGGCAGTTGAAGAGCACCAATCTGCTCCAAATGCTGTACGATCTCTTGTACTGCTTCCTCAATGGACCATTGCTCTGTATCGATGATAAATGAAGGAGATTTTGGTACATCATAGGGGGCGGAAATGCCTGTGAAATGCGGGATGTCACCGTTGCGGGCTTTTTTGTATAGACCCTTGGGATCACGCCGCTCACATTCTTGGATTGAACAGCGCACATAGATTTCAATGAAATCATCTGGTTCAAATAACTGTCTGACCATCTCCCTATCCTGTTCATGAGGAGAGATAAAAGCCGAAAGTACAAACAACCCGGCATCTACCATTAACTTCGATACTTCACCAATTCGCCGCAGATTTTCTTGACGATCCCCTGCTGTAAAACCGAGATCACGGTTCAGTCCATGACGTACATTATCCCCGTCCAGAACATAACAGCGTACGCCTTGATCGTAGAGATACTGCTCCAGGGCAAATGCAAGGGATGACTTTCCTGCACCTGATAACCCGGTAAACCATATGGCACGACTATGGTGCCCATTATGCTTCTCCCGGTCTTGCCTGTTGATGCTGGATGATTGCCAGGTTATGTTGCGCTCTTCCTTTGACATGAGTATCCCGCCTTTTCCCTACTATGATATGTATAATATTTTAACATATTTACAAGATTATAGCACCTTACAGATTTCTTCAAAATAAGCGTGAATCGACAAAATATCGGGTATAGATGTAGTACATACATAAGCATTATGCATATATCCAAGGAGTATTTTGAATCGAATGATGCAAAATGCTCACATCGCAGGAGGAACAATGTCATGAACAAAAACATACAAAACATACAAGTTGGGTTCAATTGCCCGGATTGCCAGCAGGATATCCGAGCGGAATTTATAGATGAACAGGTCAGCACGGTTCGTTGTAAAGGTTGTGACAGAGCGTATACACTTTTGAAGCCAACCATCGGTGATGAGATTCTACTGGATTGGGAGCAGGAGGCTTTGTATCACAAGCTGAGGGCAGAGCGGTCTGAACTGGATAATCACAATATGTCGGCCTTGATTATCAAAGTTATCGAGCTGCTTACATGGCGTGATCGGGGAGATGGACAGACCCGTGCCATACAGACCGTGAGGGAATGGCTTGCTTCCAGTGGCAAACCTCAGACCTTACTTGAATTGTTCCATCAATCTCCGCCACAACCTGAAAATAAACGTTTCGATCGTTAATAATTTACATACATTAGCCGTTCCTGTGGCATATTACCTGAAGGTGTTCGTGTGTGCAAACGACTAACCCAATTTTCAGGAACAGGAGCGGATAGAATGAAGCGAATGGTTCTATATATACTGTTGGGGCTGTTATCCATCAGTATGGTACCGGCACAGACTGAAGCATCACCGGTTACCGGAGCGTATCACTTTGGCTTCAAAAAAAGTCAAAACGGTCAACTGCCCTCCATTGATCAGGAAGGCTTTAAATCAATCTTACAACATAATGATGCCATTTTCCTGGGGGATACAAAACAGAAGGAGTTGTATCTCACGTTTGATAACGGGTATGAGAATGGATTCACACCTGCCATACTGGATGTTTTGCGTACCAAGAAGGTGCCGGCTGCTTTCTTTGTGACAGGTCATTATCTGAAAGATCAGCCTGAGTTGGTCAAACGTATGGCGGCTGAGGGTCATATTGTCGGTAATCATTCATGGAGTCATCCGGATATGACCCGTATCTCCAATGAAAAGCTTAGAGAGGAACTTGAGAAGGTCAAGTCGGAGGTCAATCGGCTGACGGGTCAACAAGCGACCTTTTTACGGCCACCGCGTGGAATTTTTAACAATCGTACGCTTGCAGAGAGTCATGCTCAGGGTTATGTGAATGTGTTCTGGTCTGTTGCTTATAAAGATTGGGATACCAATGTACAGCGTGGCGCACAATATGCTCATCAACAAGTGTTGAAACAACTCCATCCGGGTGCTGTCATTTTGCTTCATTCTGTATCCAAAGATAACACGGAAGCTCTGGGTTCCATCATTGATGAGGCTCGCAAGCAAGGATATGCATTCAAAAGTCTGGATGATCTGCGGACCAAAAGTTATTGATCCATTACCATAATGAGCAATGGACCAAGTGTAGGTCATTCAAAAGTTTAGCAAAATTATTAAAGGGCATCCTGAGCGATTAAGCTCGGAATGCCCTTTTTAGTTATAACGGTATGCCAGTCCAAGTATTGGATGTACCCCTACAGATTTAGAAGAAAGGATTGGGTAATACGATACGATGTAACGTGTGATACTATAAAACAGTATTATAGATGATTCCAATCGTTTTCGGGCCGCAGTGACTGCATACTACACAACCAGCAGTGGTTAGTTCAACTCGGGCACCCGTCTGTTCCTGCAAAGACTTCTGCAAGTCAAGCGCATCCTCTTCAGCCATGGTGTGCACAACAATCAGCAGGTCTGGATCGATCTGATCCTTCTGGCTGAGCGTATTATTCAGCATTTGTTCCAGAGCTTTCTCCCGTTTGCCGCGCACTTTATAGGCAGGTGCCATCTTGCCATCTGTTACCCGGATGACAGGAC
This Paenibacillus xylanexedens DNA region includes the following protein-coding sequences:
- the pdaA gene encoding delta-lactam-biosynthetic de-N-acetylase, whose product is MKRMVLYILLGLLSISMVPAQTEASPVTGAYHFGFKKSQNGQLPSIDQEGFKSILQHNDAIFLGDTKQKELYLTFDNGYENGFTPAILDVLRTKKVPAAFFVTGHYLKDQPELVKRMAAEGHIVGNHSWSHPDMTRISNEKLREELEKVKSEVNRLTGQQATFLRPPRGIFNNRTLAESHAQGYVNVFWSVAYKDWDTNVQRGAQYAHQQVLKQLHPGAVILLHSVSKDNTEALGSIIDEARKQGYAFKSLDDLRTKSY
- a CDS encoding ABC transporter ATP-binding protein, coding for MSELRYFMRKLHHVTGPILYWNLLGMICISLMEGIGIYMLVPMLSLIGIFEMGSTGLSIPWIGDVLNRFSENSQLLLVLFTFVLIVSGQAWMQRLQTIRNTRIQQQFVRTLRMETYVAIIMAQWSFFLQKRKSDFNHILTTELARVSQGTSIMLQMAASLIFTGIQIGLAFWLSAKLTALVLVCGLLLFFVLRKFVKRAKQIGDQTSEFSQSYYNGITEHFNGIKDIKSNMLERSHMNWFERMCRQIERNVIQFSQLNSGTQLIHRMSAAIIIAAFIYLSLRVMTVPPASLLLIILIFSRLWPRFTAIQSNLEYISSMLPAFRVVRELQAQTAKSREISEEIASAGDVGTDGIQPMELKESITCEDVCYRYEGSDTYSLRNVQASIPARGMTAIVGKSGAGKSTLIDLIMGLVRPETGRILIDGVPLSEERLLSWRSSIGYVSQDPFLFHTSIRENLRLVDPNASEEQMWQALQFSSSAAFVRKLPQGLDTIIGDRGIRLSGGERQRLVLARAMLRNPSVLVLDEATSALDSENEQYIHEALERLKGHVTIIVIAHRLSTIRTADRVIVLDEGRVIQEGGYQQLSTDPVGTFSKLLNMQAGVVGQ
- the cysC gene encoding adenylyl-sulfate kinase yields the protein MSKEERNITWQSSSINRQDREKHNGHHSRAIWFTGLSGAGKSSLAFALEQYLYDQGVRCYVLDGDNVRHGLNRDLGFTAGDRQENLRRIGEVSKLMVDAGLFVLSAFISPHEQDREMVRQLFEPDDFIEIYVRCSIQECERRDPKGLYKKARNGDIPHFTGISAPYDVPKSPSFIIDTEQWSIEEAVQEIVQHLEQIGALQLPLPTKTALVH